One window of Vitis riparia cultivar Riparia Gloire de Montpellier isolate 1030 chromosome 5, EGFV_Vit.rip_1.0, whole genome shotgun sequence genomic DNA carries:
- the LOC117914484 gene encoding uncharacterized protein LOC117914484, giving the protein MTLPLTGLNWWQSSYGGPRALHFLRMLRFALSTSLSLSPNQQLQNDAVFYRSRKEADRKLPLDKPLAALLEDYWKDSLLALELPQLPILSLQKVVLPSEP; this is encoded by the exons ATGACTTTGCCGTTGACAGGTTTGAACTGGTGGCAGAGTAGTTATGGAGGCCCAAGAGCCCTCCATTTCCTTCGAATGCTTCGTTTTGCCTtgtccacctctctctctctctcccccaaTCAGCAACTCCAAAACGACGCCGTCTTCTACAG GAGCAGGAAAGAAGCTGATAGGAAACTCCCTCTTGATAAGCCACTTGCTGCCCTCCTGGAAGATTATTGGAAGGATTCCTTGCTCGCCCTGGAACTTCCTCAGCTACCCATTTTGTCCCTCCAG
- the LOC117915383 gene encoding protein IQ-DOMAIN 14 → MGKTGKWIRNFLTGKKDKERDREKDKEKLNSIAIENPSTPILIPPTTPKEKRRWSFRRSSATSAGHKDSISMDTIATTPPAGQPILDSENEQKKHAMAVAAATAAAAGAAVAAAQAAAAVIRLTAAATGRAGAIEEAAAVKIQAAFRAHLARKALCALKGLVKLQALVRGNLVRKQATATLRCMQALVTVQARARVQRIRMTEETKPVNQRQLTQRKSTQDNRFRNTNHDKDRGMEENIKIVEMDQGESKGSSKGRNSYSNHAQTERAEPRFSTNYATNHAYSKQDNQQISPAPSALTDMSPRASSGHFEEYCFTTTQSSPQCYSAVSKPDCTGVPFAFPQTDCAESLSYDYPFFPNYMANTESSKAKVRSHSAPKQRPESFERQPSRRRASMEGRNIPRAMRMQRSSSHVGSTAQGYQYPWSIKLDRSTVSLKDSECGSTSTVLTNTNYCKSLFAYDLQGDRY, encoded by the exons ATGGGGAAGACAGGCAAATGGATTAGAAACTTCTTGACAGGGAAGAAAGATAaggagagagacagagagaaagACAAGGAAAAGCTTAACTCAATTGCCATTGAGAATCCAAGCACCCCCATTCTTATCCCACCAACAACTCCCAAAGAAAAACGGCGATGGAGTTTTCGCAGATCGTCGGCAACATCAGCAGGTCACAAGGACTCAATCTCTATGGACACAATTGCCACTACACCGCCGGCAGGACAGCCAATATTGGATTCTGAAAATGAGCAGAAAAAGCATGCCATGGCAGTGGCTGCAGCTACTGCAGCAGCTGCTGGTGCAGCTGTGGCAGCTGCACAAGCTGCTGCTGCTGTGATCCGACTAACAGCTGCTGCCACCGGGAGAGCAGGAGCAATTGAGGAGGCTGCTGCTGTTAAGATTCAAGCTGCTTTTCGTGCTCATTTG GCAAGAAAAGCACTGTGTGCATTAAAAGGATTAGTGAAGTTGCAGGCACTGGTAAGGGGTAACCTGGTGAGAAAACAGGCCACTGCTACACTCCGGTGCATGCAGGCACTGGTGACAGTTCAGGCTAGAGCTCGAGTTCAGAGGATCCGGATGACTGAAGAAACAAAGCCGGTTAATCAGAGGCAATTGACTCAAAGAAAATCCACACAGGACAATCGGTTCAGGAACACAAATCAT GATAAAGATAGAGGCATGGAGGAGAACATTAAGATAGTGGAGATGGACCAAGGGGAGTCAAAGGGAAGTTCAAAAGGAAGGAATAGCTATTCAAACCATGCACAAACTGAACGAGCAGAGCCCAGATTCTCCACAAACTATGCAACAAATCATGCATACTCAAAACAAGATAATCAACAGATCTCACCAGCCCCATCAGCCTTGACTGACATGAGTCCAAGAGCCAGCAGTGGGCATTTTGAGGAATATTGCTTCACCACAACGCAAAGCAGCCCCCAGTGCTACTCAGCTGTGTCTAAACCTGATTGCACAGGAGTTCCTTTCGCTTTCCCTCAGACCGATTGCGCAGAATCTTTGTCCTATGATTACCCATTCTTCCCCAATTACATGGCTAACACAGAATCTTCAAAAGCCAAAGTGCGATCACATAGTGCACCAAAGCAACGGCCAGAATCCTTTGAGAGGCAACCAAGCCGGCGGAGAGCATCAATGGAAGGAAGAAACATCCCAAGGGCCATGCGGATGCAAAGATCATCTTCGCATGTAGGCTCCACTGCTCAAGGATACCAATATCCCTGGTCGATCAAACTTGACAGATCAACAGTTTCCCTTAAAGACAGTGAGTGTGGATCTACCAGTACAGTGCTCACAAATACCAACTACTGCAAATCCCTCTTTGCATATGAT CTGCAGGGGGATAGGTATTAA